One region of Oryza sativa Japonica Group chromosome 5, ASM3414082v1 genomic DNA includes:
- the LOC4338262 gene encoding ribonuclease 3-like protein 2 isoform X4, which yields MAPPPAMKPASRKRGPPAPDPVELPPPGFVADRAEAAARVERLLRYQFRDGRLLEEALTHQSFADDAVSYQRLEFVGDSALGLAFSNFLYLTNPTLGPGPLSTLRAANISTEKLARVAVRHDLYPLLRRNCPRLDLLVGQFIETVKQEPEDDLSTVPYGGSVVKAPKVLADIVEAIAAAVYVDCKFDLEKLWKKHGKMAQFKTWQKGGMTVVNVFVAGELVGIGSSEQKVIAKLNAARDATRKLAGAKKQVLTTGVGNGLGDEIGELRECKQKLNEQCSRQNWPKPIFKLEKEDGPAHERKFVCSVQVETAKGNFVTIGDPMSRVKDSENSAAQKMLEVILKF from the exons ATGGCACCGCCACCGGCGATGAAGCCTGCCTCCCGGAAGCGcgggccgccggcgccggaccCGGTGGAGCTTCCCCCGCCGGGCTTCGTGGCGgaccgcgcggaggcggcggcccgcGTCGAGCGGCTGCTGCGCTACCAGTTCCGCGACGGGCGCCTGCTGGAGGAGGCGCTCACGCACCAGTCcttcgccgacgacgccgtctCCTACCAGCGGCTCGAGTTCGTCGGGGACTCGGCGCTCGGCCTCGCCTTCTCCAACTTCCTCTACCTCACCAACCCCACCCTCGGCCCCGGCCCGCTCTCCACGCTCCGCGCCGCCAACATCTCCACCGAGAAGCTCGCGCGCGTCGCCGTGCGCCACGACCTCTACCCGCTTCTCCGCCGCAACTGCCCCCGCCTCGATCTCCTC GTAGGTCAGTTTATTGAAACAGTGAAGCAAGAGCCAGAGGATGATCTTAGTACTGTACCTTATGGTGGTAGTGTTGTCAAGGCTCCCAAGGTGCTCGCTGATATTGTTGAGgccattgctgctgctgtcTATGTTGATTGCAAATTTGATCTTGAGAAGCTCTGGAAG AAACACGGGAAGATGGCACAATTCAAGACATGGCAAAAAGGTGGGATGACAGTGGTCAATGTATTTGTTGCTGGGGAGCTAGTTGGTATTGGTTCCTCGGAGCAGAAGGTAATTGCTAAGCTTAATGCTGCACGGGATGCAACAAGGAAGCTTGCAGGTGCAAAGAAGCAAGTGTTAACAACTGGGGTTGGCAACGGATTGGGGGATGAGATTGGAGAGCTTAGGGAGTGCAAACAGAAGCTTAATGAGCAATGCAGCAGGCAGAATTGGCCAAAACCTATCTTTAA GTTAGAGAAGGAAGATGGCCCTGCACATGAAAGGAAGTTCGTTTGCTCTGTTCAGGTAGAAACTGCAAAAGGTAATTTTGTAACAATAGGCGATCCAATGTCGAGGGTAAAAGATTCAGAGAATTCCGCTGCACAGAAGATGTTGGAAGTTATATTGAAATTTTGA
- the LOC4338262 gene encoding ribonuclease 3-like protein 2 isoform X3, with translation MAPPPAMKPASRKRGPPAPDPVELPPPGFVADRAEAAARVERLLRYQFRDGRLLEEALTHQSFADDAVSYQRLEFVGDSALGLAFSNFLYLTNPTLGPGPLSTLRAANISTEKLARVAVRHDLYPLLRRNCPRLDLLVGQFIETVKQEPEDDLSTVPYGGSVVKAPKVLADIVEAIAAAVYVDCKFDLEKLWKKHGKMAQFKTWQKGGMTVVNVFVAGELVGIGSSEQKVIAKLNAARDATRKLAGAKKQVLTTGVGNGLGDEIGELRECKQKLNEQCSRQNWPKPIFKQQASQNPALSSLHSSSFFPFPILSKAEQCTGRKLGDWVIETKSWQLELERWGGAAAVSSVAGEQWGCKLDQRGAAMARA, from the exons ATGGCACCGCCACCGGCGATGAAGCCTGCCTCCCGGAAGCGcgggccgccggcgccggaccCGGTGGAGCTTCCCCCGCCGGGCTTCGTGGCGgaccgcgcggaggcggcggcccgcGTCGAGCGGCTGCTGCGCTACCAGTTCCGCGACGGGCGCCTGCTGGAGGAGGCGCTCACGCACCAGTCcttcgccgacgacgccgtctCCTACCAGCGGCTCGAGTTCGTCGGGGACTCGGCGCTCGGCCTCGCCTTCTCCAACTTCCTCTACCTCACCAACCCCACCCTCGGCCCCGGCCCGCTCTCCACGCTCCGCGCCGCCAACATCTCCACCGAGAAGCTCGCGCGCGTCGCCGTGCGCCACGACCTCTACCCGCTTCTCCGCCGCAACTGCCCCCGCCTCGATCTCCTC GTAGGTCAGTTTATTGAAACAGTGAAGCAAGAGCCAGAGGATGATCTTAGTACTGTACCTTATGGTGGTAGTGTTGTCAAGGCTCCCAAGGTGCTCGCTGATATTGTTGAGgccattgctgctgctgtcTATGTTGATTGCAAATTTGATCTTGAGAAGCTCTGGAAG AAACACGGGAAGATGGCACAATTCAAGACATGGCAAAAAGGTGGGATGACAGTGGTCAATGTATTTGTTGCTGGGGAGCTAGTTGGTATTGGTTCCTCGGAGCAGAAGGTAATTGCTAAGCTTAATGCTGCACGGGATGCAACAAGGAAGCTTGCAGGTGCAAAGAAGCAAGTGTTAACAACTGGGGTTGGCAACGGATTGGGGGATGAGATTGGAGAGCTTAGGGAGTGCAAACAGAAGCTTAATGAGCAATGCAGCAGGCAGAATTGGCCAAAACCTATCTTTAA gCAACAAGCATCACAGAACCCAGCCCTGTCATCCTTAcattcctcttctttcttccccTTTCCCATTCTGAGCAAAGCAGAGCAATGTACTGGGCGCAAGCTCGGTGATTGGGTTATTGAAACAAAAAGTTGGCAGCTTGAGCTTGAGAGGTGGGGAGGGGCAGCAGCTGTGAGCTCTGTCGCTGGGGAGCAGTGGGGATGCAAGCTTGATCAGCGGGGAGCAGCAATGGCACGGGCTTAG
- the LOC4338262 gene encoding ribonuclease 3-like protein 2 isoform X2, protein MAPPPAMKPASRKRGPPAPDPVELPPPGFVADRAEAAARVERLLRYQFRDGRLLEEALTHQSFADDAVSYQRLEFVGDSALGLAFSNFLYLTNPTLGPGPLSTLRAANISTEKLARVAVRHDLYPLLRRNCPRLDLLVGQFIETVKQEPEDDLSTVPYGGSVVKAPKVLADIVEAIAAAVYVDCKFDLEKLWKVTRWLFEPIITAETIDEQPVTMLHELCQKHGKMAQFKTWQKGGMTVVNVFVAGELVGIGSSEQKVIAKLNAARDATRKLAGAKKQVLTTGVGNGLGDEIGELRECKQKLNEQCSRQNWPKPIFKLEKEDGPAHERKFVCSVQVETAKGNFVTIGDPMSRVKDSENSAAQKMLEVILKF, encoded by the exons ATGGCACCGCCACCGGCGATGAAGCCTGCCTCCCGGAAGCGcgggccgccggcgccggaccCGGTGGAGCTTCCCCCGCCGGGCTTCGTGGCGgaccgcgcggaggcggcggcccgcGTCGAGCGGCTGCTGCGCTACCAGTTCCGCGACGGGCGCCTGCTGGAGGAGGCGCTCACGCACCAGTCcttcgccgacgacgccgtctCCTACCAGCGGCTCGAGTTCGTCGGGGACTCGGCGCTCGGCCTCGCCTTCTCCAACTTCCTCTACCTCACCAACCCCACCCTCGGCCCCGGCCCGCTCTCCACGCTCCGCGCCGCCAACATCTCCACCGAGAAGCTCGCGCGCGTCGCCGTGCGCCACGACCTCTACCCGCTTCTCCGCCGCAACTGCCCCCGCCTCGATCTCCTC GTAGGTCAGTTTATTGAAACAGTGAAGCAAGAGCCAGAGGATGATCTTAGTACTGTACCTTATGGTGGTAGTGTTGTCAAGGCTCCCAAGGTGCTCGCTGATATTGTTGAGgccattgctgctgctgtcTATGTTGATTGCAAATTTGATCTTGAGAAGCTCTGGAAG GTCACAAGGTGGCTGTTTGAGCCAATTATTACAGCAGAAACAATAGACGAGCAACCTGTGACTATGTTGCATGAACTATGCCAGAAACACGGGAAGATGGCACAATTCAAGACATGGCAAAAAGGTGGGATGACAGTGGTCAATGTATTTGTTGCTGGGGAGCTAGTTGGTATTGGTTCCTCGGAGCAGAAGGTAATTGCTAAGCTTAATGCTGCACGGGATGCAACAAGGAAGCTTGCAGGTGCAAAGAAGCAAGTGTTAACAACTGGGGTTGGCAACGGATTGGGGGATGAGATTGGAGAGCTTAGGGAGTGCAAACAGAAGCTTAATGAGCAATGCAGCAGGCAGAATTGGCCAAAACCTATCTTTAA GTTAGAGAAGGAAGATGGCCCTGCACATGAAAGGAAGTTCGTTTGCTCTGTTCAGGTAGAAACTGCAAAAGGTAATTTTGTAACAATAGGCGATCCAATGTCGAGGGTAAAAGATTCAGAGAATTCCGCTGCACAGAAGATGTTGGAAGTTATATTGAAATTTTGA
- the LOC4338262 gene encoding ribonuclease 3-like protein 2 isoform X1 has translation MAPPPAMKPASRKRGPPAPDPVELPPPGFVADRAEAAARVERLLRYQFRDGRLLEEALTHQSFADDAVSYQRLEFVGDSALGLAFSNFLYLTNPTLGPGPLSTLRAANISTEKLARVAVRHDLYPLLRRNCPRLDLLVGQFIETVKQEPEDDLSTVPYGGSVVKAPKVLADIVEAIAAAVYVDCKFDLEKLWKVTRWLFEPIITAETIDEQPVTMLHELCQKHGKMAQFKTWQKGGMTVVNVFVAGELVGIGSSEQKVIAKLNAARDATRKLAGAKKQVLTTGVGNGLGDEIGELRECKQKLNEQCSRQNWPKPIFKQQASQNPALSSLHSSSFFPFPILSKAEQCTGRKLGDWVIETKSWQLELERWGGAAAVSSVAGEQWGCKLDQRGAAMARA, from the exons ATGGCACCGCCACCGGCGATGAAGCCTGCCTCCCGGAAGCGcgggccgccggcgccggaccCGGTGGAGCTTCCCCCGCCGGGCTTCGTGGCGgaccgcgcggaggcggcggcccgcGTCGAGCGGCTGCTGCGCTACCAGTTCCGCGACGGGCGCCTGCTGGAGGAGGCGCTCACGCACCAGTCcttcgccgacgacgccgtctCCTACCAGCGGCTCGAGTTCGTCGGGGACTCGGCGCTCGGCCTCGCCTTCTCCAACTTCCTCTACCTCACCAACCCCACCCTCGGCCCCGGCCCGCTCTCCACGCTCCGCGCCGCCAACATCTCCACCGAGAAGCTCGCGCGCGTCGCCGTGCGCCACGACCTCTACCCGCTTCTCCGCCGCAACTGCCCCCGCCTCGATCTCCTC GTAGGTCAGTTTATTGAAACAGTGAAGCAAGAGCCAGAGGATGATCTTAGTACTGTACCTTATGGTGGTAGTGTTGTCAAGGCTCCCAAGGTGCTCGCTGATATTGTTGAGgccattgctgctgctgtcTATGTTGATTGCAAATTTGATCTTGAGAAGCTCTGGAAG GTCACAAGGTGGCTGTTTGAGCCAATTATTACAGCAGAAACAATAGACGAGCAACCTGTGACTATGTTGCATGAACTATGCCAGAAACACGGGAAGATGGCACAATTCAAGACATGGCAAAAAGGTGGGATGACAGTGGTCAATGTATTTGTTGCTGGGGAGCTAGTTGGTATTGGTTCCTCGGAGCAGAAGGTAATTGCTAAGCTTAATGCTGCACGGGATGCAACAAGGAAGCTTGCAGGTGCAAAGAAGCAAGTGTTAACAACTGGGGTTGGCAACGGATTGGGGGATGAGATTGGAGAGCTTAGGGAGTGCAAACAGAAGCTTAATGAGCAATGCAGCAGGCAGAATTGGCCAAAACCTATCTTTAA gCAACAAGCATCACAGAACCCAGCCCTGTCATCCTTAcattcctcttctttcttccccTTTCCCATTCTGAGCAAAGCAGAGCAATGTACTGGGCGCAAGCTCGGTGATTGGGTTATTGAAACAAAAAGTTGGCAGCTTGAGCTTGAGAGGTGGGGAGGGGCAGCAGCTGTGAGCTCTGTCGCTGGGGAGCAGTGGGGATGCAAGCTTGATCAGCGGGGAGCAGCAATGGCACGGGCTTAG
- the LOC4338262 gene encoding ribonuclease 3-like protein 2 isoform X5 gives MAPPPAMKPASRKRGPPAPDPVELPPPGFVADRAEAAARVERLLRYQFRDGRLLEEALTHQSFADDAVSYQRLEFVGDSALGLAFSNFLYLTNPTLGPGPLSTLRAANISTEKLARVAVRHDLYPLLRRNCPRLDLLVGQFIETVKQEPEDDLSTVPYGGSVVKAPKVLADIVEAIAAAVYVDCKFDLEKLWKVTRWLFEPIITAETIDEQPVTMLHELCQKHGKMAQFKTWQKGGMTVVNVFVAGELVGIGSSEQKVIAKLNAARDATRKLAGAKKQVLTTGVGNGLGDEIGELRECKQKLNEQCSRQNWPKPIFKAMYWAQAR, from the exons ATGGCACCGCCACCGGCGATGAAGCCTGCCTCCCGGAAGCGcgggccgccggcgccggaccCGGTGGAGCTTCCCCCGCCGGGCTTCGTGGCGgaccgcgcggaggcggcggcccgcGTCGAGCGGCTGCTGCGCTACCAGTTCCGCGACGGGCGCCTGCTGGAGGAGGCGCTCACGCACCAGTCcttcgccgacgacgccgtctCCTACCAGCGGCTCGAGTTCGTCGGGGACTCGGCGCTCGGCCTCGCCTTCTCCAACTTCCTCTACCTCACCAACCCCACCCTCGGCCCCGGCCCGCTCTCCACGCTCCGCGCCGCCAACATCTCCACCGAGAAGCTCGCGCGCGTCGCCGTGCGCCACGACCTCTACCCGCTTCTCCGCCGCAACTGCCCCCGCCTCGATCTCCTC GTAGGTCAGTTTATTGAAACAGTGAAGCAAGAGCCAGAGGATGATCTTAGTACTGTACCTTATGGTGGTAGTGTTGTCAAGGCTCCCAAGGTGCTCGCTGATATTGTTGAGgccattgctgctgctgtcTATGTTGATTGCAAATTTGATCTTGAGAAGCTCTGGAAG GTCACAAGGTGGCTGTTTGAGCCAATTATTACAGCAGAAACAATAGACGAGCAACCTGTGACTATGTTGCATGAACTATGCCAGAAACACGGGAAGATGGCACAATTCAAGACATGGCAAAAAGGTGGGATGACAGTGGTCAATGTATTTGTTGCTGGGGAGCTAGTTGGTATTGGTTCCTCGGAGCAGAAGGTAATTGCTAAGCTTAATGCTGCACGGGATGCAACAAGGAAGCTTGCAGGTGCAAAGAAGCAAGTGTTAACAACTGGGGTTGGCAACGGATTGGGGGATGAGATTGGAGAGCTTAGGGAGTGCAAACAGAAGCTTAATGAGCAATGCAGCAGGCAGAATTGGCCAAAACCTATCTTTAA AGCAATGTACTGGGCGCAAGCTCGGTGA
- the LOC107280936 gene encoding protein STIG1-like, with the protein MAKITVFLFLLVALVVVSAAEASPEPLPARRSRFLLTSSSFYSCSKKSAAAVCLAVGSPGATCCGGRCVDTGASGEHCGGCNKACKHGRSCCGGRCVDLLSDRDNCGSCSNQCSNKCTYGFCDYA; encoded by the coding sequence ATGGCAAAGATCACCGTGTTCCTCTTCCTCCTGGTggcgctcgtcgtcgtctccgccgccgaggCCAGCCCAGAGCCGCtcccggcgaggaggagcaggtTCTTGCTCACCAGCAGCTCATTCTACAGCTGCTCCAAGaagtcggccgccgccgtctgcctCGCGGTGGGGAGCCCCGGCGCGACGTGCTGCGGCGGGCGGTGCGTGGACACCGGCGCCAGCGGCGAACACTGCGGCGGCTGCAACAAGGCGTGCAAGCACGGGCGGAGCTGCTGCGGCGGGCGGTGCGTGGACCTGCTGTCCGACAGGGACAACTGCGGCAGCTGCTCCAACCAGTGCAGCAACAAGTGCACCTACGGCTTCTGCGACTACGCCTAG